The genomic segment AACTACTCACACCCACATGCCCTGCTTCTTGAAGGTGGCTTGGACTTCCTCGGCGTACTCGACGAAGCCCTTACCAACAGGGATGACCATGATTTGCCTAGGGCTGAGCCAGAAGGGCCACTTTCCGGCGAAGTGCTCGATGAGGATACCTGTGACACGAATGTTAGCGATGCTCAAGCGACATGCCATGCGCAATTCTAACCTGTGAATCTCTCAATGGATCCAGCCATGGCACGGTGGATAATGACAGGGCGCTGGCAGCCGTTCGTCAAAGGCTTGATGACGCGCTTCttttccttctcctcctcgccaGTACCGGCAGCCGAGTCGATAACGGCTTGAGGGTCCTTGGCCTTGAACTCGGGGACCTTGGGAGCGGCAGGtgcctcctcttcctttGGCTTAGTGTTGACTTCCGCTGAGACGTATTCAAGACCAAAGCTCTGAGGAAGTTGGAAGTCCAGTTGAATAGTGGCGCACTGCCACTCACGGTTCAAGACGTCCAGGATCTTGATGTCAATCTTGGGACCGTAGAAGGCGCCATCACCCTCGTTGATAGTCCATGGCACACCGCCTTCTGTGGCGGCGAACTCGTCGAGTGCCTGCTTCAGCATGCCCTCAGCCCTGTTCCATGTCTCAAGCTCTCCCAAGTACTTGTCTGGGCGAGTGGAGAGACGGAGCTTGAAGGTGAAACCCAGCAGGCCGTACATCTCACTGAGGAAGTCAAACAAGTTGCTGATCTCAGACTTGATTTGATCCTCTCTGCAGAAGATGTGAGCGTCGTCCTGCTGGAATCTGCGCACACGGGTGAGACCGGACAAGGCACCGCTGGCCTCGTTGCGGTGGAGGACTCCAAAGTCAGCAACACGCCACGGCAGCTGGTGATACGCCTTGGGGGTGTGAGCAAACATGAGGCAGTGGCCAGGGCAGTTCATGGGCTTCAAGCCGAACTTCTCCTTGTCGACATCAAGGACGAACATGTCATCCTTGTAGTGGTCCCAGTGACCACTGATCTTCCACAGCTCTGCGTTGTACATGTTGGGCGAGATAACCTCGTGGTAGTCGCGCTTGAAGTATTGCTCCTTGATGTAAGCCAGGAGGGTATTGTAGATACGCGCACCGTGGGGCAGCCACATGGCACTGCCGGGGGAGAGCTcgtggaagaagaagagctgcTGGTCCTGGCCCAACTTGCGGTGATCACGGGCAGCTGCCTCCTCAAGCCACTTCTTGTGCGCAGCCAGCTCCTTTTTGCTAGGGAAACTGACACCGTAAACTCGCTGCAGAGAGTCATTCTCCTGGTTGCCGAGGAAGTAGGAGGCACTGTTCTTCATGATGCTGAAAGCCTCGATACGGTCGGTGCTGGGAACGTGGGGTCCACGGCAAAGATCGATCAGAGGACCGTTGCGGTAAACAGTGGTCTTCGTACCATCGGGAATCTTGTCGTTGATAATGTGCTGCTTGTACTTGTTGTAGCTGAACATCTCCAGAAGCTGCTCCTTGGTAAGCTCGAGGCGCTCAAACTTCTGTTTCTCCTTCACAATCGATCCGACAATAGACTCGAGGGGCTTCCAGTCGCTAGCCTGGACAGAAGCGCCGCCGGGAAGCGCCATCTCGTAGTAAAAACCATTATCGACCGGAGGACCGATGCACAGAGAGCATCCGAATCTCCTCTCGCAAGCCTCGCCAAGAATATGTGCGGAGCTGTGCCAGAAGACCTGCTTGCCCTGCTCGTCGTCAAAGCTCACCAACTCCAACTTGCAGCTCTTCTCCAAAGGTCTATCCAAGTCCCACAACTGGTTCTGGTCGCCGTCGAGTCTTGCGACAACGGTGCGCTTGTACAGACTGTTGGAGATGCTCTTCGCGATTTCGCCGGGGGTGGTCTCGTAGCTGGTGCCCTGACGAATAGAGCCGTCAGGCatggtgatggtgatggCCTCACGTGGCCTGCTGGCGAGCTCTTCATCGTACTCCTTCTTCAACTTGTCGAAAAGGTCGAGTCTCTTCTGGAGGAAATCGGGCGGAGGGTTGAGCTCGAGGGGTCCGGCCGAGGCATCGCCAGTATCCTtagccttcttc from the Colletotrichum lupini chromosome 3, complete sequence genome contains:
- a CDS encoding threonyl-tRNA synthetase, whose amino-acid sequence is ALAGLLRCVSPKFVGTKIGLRVPLLFPTLTLLTPTTTAQLDDIMDSAKQAVEAVTEGVKKVALNKDKAPKKEKKAKDTGDASAGPLELNPPPDFLQKRLDLFDKLKKEYDEELASRPREAITITMPDGSIRQGTSYETTPGEIAKSISNSLYKRTVVARLDGDQNQLWDLDRPLEKSCKLELVSFDDEQGKQVFWHSSAHILGEACERRFGCSLCIGPPVDNGFYYEMALPGGASVQASDWKPLESIVGSIVKEKQKFERLELTKEQLLEMFSYNKYKQHIINDKIPDGTKTTVYRNGPLIDLCRGPHVPSTDRIEAFSIMKNSASYFLGNQENDSLQRVYGVSFPSKKELAAHKKWLEEAAARDHRKLGQDQQLFFFHELSPGSAMWLPHGARIYNTLLAYIKEQYFKRDYHEVISPNMYNAELWKISGHWDHYKDDMFVLDVDKEKFGLKPMNCPGHCLMFAHTPKAYHQLPWRVADFGVLHRNEASGALSGLTRVRRFQQDDAHIFCREDQIKSEISNLFDFLSEMYGLLGFTFKLRLSTRPDKYLGELETWNRAEGMLKQALDEFAATEGGVPWTINEGDGAFYGPKIDIKILDVLNREWQCATIQLDFQLPQSFGLEYVSAEVNTKPKEEEAPAAPKVPEFKAKDPQAVIDSAAGTGEEEKEKKRVIKPLTNGCQRPVIIHRAMAGSIERFTGILIEHFAGKWPFWLSPRQIMVIPVGKGFVEYAEEVQATFKKQGMWVDVDLSGNTLPKKIRSAQLGQYNFIFVVGDEEMKNKQVNIRYRDDTSSQDRGKPVDVAEAVEKIKKLREERGTYNPFPSVVKPKEDKA